The stretch of DNA TTCCCACAAAGAACGAAAACCAAACACAATGACCAGGTGGAAATTAGTAgacaattaaattaatactaagatagGAGACAAGGATGATTGAAGggacaaaaaatttaaatttccaacttatcttactagaaaaataataattagtatttttgcttTGTAAACTAATAACTCTGTATAAGTTCAATGGCCAAAATTACTTATTAAAGGAAAAAATCATTCAGATTACAATTTGAACGAAAATGTGATCACTAATTCAATTtagggaagaaaaaaaaagttaaaagttaaatgtaaaaaactaagaaatAAATCATATTTGATCTTGAGTAGCCTTATTGTTTGTGTCTTCACCTCCCCACTCTCTCACGCGTTCAGTCGATTGTTCCACCTGTCAAaattagaatttataatcaattaattaacacaacctatatatttttatggctaattatgatttttgtctctagaattttgaatttttatatgTAGCAAATCATGTTCTCTggacttttaaggtcgttaaaaatatcccctgaactattgaggttgttggatttaaggatttttgtccaattttagtaaaaaaagtctaacatggatgcaagttcagggggcataatttagtacatgtcaaagttcgatagacatgatttggtaaatatcaaagtctggagagcataatttagtacataaacaattactgaaatagtaaaattaaatgaaattagacaaaagtccttaaatctaacaatctcaatagttcagggggaatttttaacggccagaaAAGTACAGGGGACATAATTTGATAAATGTTAAAATTTAAGgggtaaaaatcttaattaacctaCTTTTATCTATACAAACTCAGTATTACTTCTTATCTTATTTCATACTTTCTCCATATTCTGTATTTTAAGACTTGGAAGTTATTGAACCTTATAAATTGCAAGTAGAACCATGATGACAAAAGATATAACGTTGAATGACAGCTAAATTAAAAGGAAGAAAGGATAAAGAACATAGCTCTCTTGAAGTACTTTTTAAATGTATATTactattatttcatttttcgaatttatttaAAGGTTTTCATATATAAATTGGGGAAAAAAAACACTCCTACTAACATTACATTGGTCTTTCTAAGTACAAGTTGTAAAGGTGTGAGTACTAACCTCCTTTGTCCAGTTGGTCCTGTATAGTATGATTGACAGAATTAAGGTCTGTAGTGCAATTCCGATTATCATTCCACCCCAAAGTCCCTTCatttataatttcataattcatCCATGAATTCAGagttaaataaaattaacaatatTCGAAATGAATgtagatttttcatttttattttattaattgtaaaTAGTTTAAAGTGGATATTATAACATACCATAACTCCAAACCCTGCATAGTGACCCAGAACATATCCAAGAGGCAGGCCAAAAATGTAGTAACTACCCAAGTTTACATAGGCTACTGTGGATTGCCATCCACCTCCAATGGCCACTCCTGCAGATGCAGTGGAAAATTAGCACTACATTAATGCTTAAATCAACGAAAAAAATCGATGGATGGACAATCACAGACTCAAAGTGTACTGGGGAATTATcccatatactgtttttttaacttttttatttttcaaatttacatgTGGGTTTTCAAAGTAGTTGtagtgctagttgcaataggggtttctatacaattttttgttgcaatttaggttgcagcgctagttgcaatatgggTTTCTacgtaaaattttataaaaatgtaaaaaaaactgttatgaagtgtaaaaataaaaatgttccTAATTAATACTACCTGAAATTACTTGCTGGACACTGTTGAGAAGCATTGTGAAGCCGAGGAGGTAAGCAAGATGGGAGACTGATTTCCTCAAAGCGGCGTCGTTTGTGTAAATTAAAGCCAGGTATTGTCTGGCTACCAAGACAACGATCATGAAGAAGAGTCCTATTAGTAAAGCTTGAAACAAGGTCACGTATACTGAGTATTTGGCTGCTCTTGGACGTTTCCTACCAAGCTCATTGGAGACACGTACACTGTACACAATGACAATTTAAATGAATTAATTTCCATGACATAACTAGCTGCtagagaaaaattaaagagcaCTTCAAACAGTGTAAATaagtataatatttacaactcatTACTAAATTAAATTACACCAATGACTAAAATGATAACAATGAGTACTAAATTACCAATCCATCCATTAAAAAGAAACAATGCTAATTACGagttttgccccctgaactttgacatgtactaaatcatgccccttgaatttttgtctaatttcattcaattttactattttatgtactaaatcatgttcccctgactttgatatctaccaaatcatgtctttcgaactttgacatgtactaaattatgactcccgaactttcatccatgttagacttttttagtaaaattgaaaaaaaaatccttaaatccaacaatctcaatcatttatgggacatttttaacgaccttaaaaatttaagggcaaaaatcataatttgCCAAGAAACAATTACTAATCCATCACATGCTTTATGGAGCAtccttattttaaaataaaatgtaaaatttgaagagagagagagatactcGTGAAACTTACCTTATTGCAGCGTTTACTCCAACGAATAAAATTCCTTCCCACCCGTTAAGATTGAGGCTGAAACAAGGTCACAttattaagatatatatatatttttttgtaaggGTGACATTATTAAGATTTAGTTTTTAGTTCTTACCAAATAGAGAGTGAGCCAACAGCAATAACTGCATTGTCTAAACTTCCAGTAAGAAGGTAAATGCTCATTATGTACCAAATCTCTAAGCAAAGCATTAAAGCAGAGGCAAAGGAAAGCTTAAGAAAGGCCCATAGATCCTTAAAGGCCAACCAGGAAAACCCAGTCCAACCCTCATTACACCAACGCATAATATACACAATTTGAGCCAAGCAAAGGCCCCATCTAGTGATATTAAAAGCTATGGCTGCACCCATTGTTCCCAATGAAAGGACGTAAATGAAGAGCCAGAGGAGGCCAATGTGAGCGATTAAGGCCAGAAATGAAATCCATGCGAGGACGTCGAACTTGGACTGGGATTGAAGGAATTTCTGTGCTGGGAAATTGAAGGCCAGAGAGAACAACTGAGGAATGATTTGAATGGAGAACTGTCCAGCCAAATCTGCTATTTCATCGTTTTGGCCGAGCAGTTTGAGAATTGGTCCGGCAAAAATGTAGATTGGAGTGAGTAAAATGcaaaaactaaataatattatcCATGATCGTTGCATGTAAATCCCAAGCATATGAACTTGTCCAGCCCCAAATGCTTGTCCACATAGGGTCTCCAGTGCACTCCCCATACCAAGCTGCACATAATATTTGGATAGTAAATGACATCTCAAGTTATGTTTCAACTATTGGATCTTAATAATAGTACTCTCTCCTATATTTTATAGAATAAATAAGAGTTATCCGGACCCTTTTAAGAATTTTGTTCCCAAAACATTTTGCTGTTACTTTGAGGTATAAAAATCATTACAAATGTTAGTTGCATTttgcttattttttaaataattttgttgATATAACAGTAAAGTAAGTAAAGTAATGTGAATAGTCCAATTTAATAATACAGATGAATTTAGtccaatttaattatataaataaaaaatacatgtataaatagtaatttaatgataaattatgaCAATATCTATAtgtttaaagttaatatttatatattaatattaataaattaaatttaaaatatagcttaaaattattaaataagtgGTACATAACTGAtagtaaattattaaaaataaaatgagcaTAATATAACTGGAGTTTTTACAAATGAATTTTGggcaaaaatttattattaccctaatttttttataaaaatgttatctttttatataataatagtaAAACAATAAAGTAGTACAattaaaacaatagtaaaataactaaaaataacgAACAACAGTACAAATTTAACCGTATTTTTCAAAAAACCTtcacttagaaaagaaaaaaaaaattaaaactttagtAAGTGATGTAAAAATTCCTAAATAATATTTGCATCtatttgtataatttaaaatttttttgcaacaataataattcaagaGTAAGAACTCAACAAAGTCTGTACTTGCAAGCAAAAATGGAATTTATTCCGTTATTAGTCAGTCAGTCAGTCACAAAGGTTTAAATGAcataaattacaatatataccaattctagttatatatatatatatatatatatatatatggactgAGCAGAGagtaatatgtatatatgtataccaTGAAGCCGAAAGAGAAGGTACCAACGACGCCAAGAGAAATAGAAATGGCAGAGAGTTGAATATCGCCGAGATGTCCAACAAAGATGCTGGTGGCCGAGTTTGTACCATACTGACACATAATGGTTACTACTGCCGGACCAGCGATTCTCCATAACTTCAAACTCTCCAACCAAAACACTGTTTTCAACTCTTTAAATCCCCTCGCCGGTGAATAGTCTTCATTTATTATACCCTCCTCCGCCGACACGTGGTTATTGATATTACCATTCACGATTTCCGATGCTGTCCTCTCAAGCAAAGGCTCATccatcttttcttttcttttcttttcttttctttttttggctATTATATACCAATATTCAATATAGATAGTTGAAATTATATATCTTTGACAGTTGGGTACAAATAGCCCGGTTTGGTGGTTATGTTAGTGGTTTGAGAGTGTGATACGACGACTGTGTTTgctggatggaccctatcactGTAAACATTAATGACTAGTGTTGTTTTGTACCGATCAATAATCAAGTGTCATCAGTGGTCAGTGGATAGAGACAAGTGGTAGTAGTAGCCACCACAACCCCCAGCTACTACTACATCGCACGAAACTTTTAAGTTTTTCTTAACCAACATTAATTTAAGAAAGCTAATCATGAGACCATCTCACCCACCACTACCTTATTTATTCTATGAAAATGCTAGGGTACCTTAAGGTTACAACTTACCCAATTTAGGGTAGTTAATATCCAATTACAAAacaattgaatatttaattacaattcgattaaattagatattaaaaGTTAGATtgtaattgaattggattagttcaatctcaaaatttaattaataaccaATACAATcaatttacatttatatatatttaaaaaattatttatagttaataaaaaatattaaaaaataaatgaaaaatgtaTATCTTAgtcgttttttttaatttgtaatttcgttgttttgtgtatttgttttcatatgttttgttttattttgtttttgagcaattttgttattttagttattttaaactTTTGGTTACATTATCCCAAAATTTGCACCAATGATGTGGCACTTAGCGAGGTGACACGTGGCTGAAATAATTGAACCTACACAAAGTATATCTCCTAATTATACCGACTAGGCCAAAATGAAGTTGAATTAGCCAAAGTCGGACCCTCGACAACAATCATCCGAGCAGAGCTGAGATCTCGTAAAATACCAAGTAGGCTTAGCGTGCCGAACGATTCTAATGAATGACTAGAGGCACACAATGTGTGAAACTCTTCCACAAATCTTTTCCTTAACTGTATCCTCAAAAGTAGCTCAATTAAATTCCTATTTTCGTGGGATTCGCTAACCAGATTAAGATAATTGTGGGATTTTAGATTTAACTCCTTACCTAAAATTTCCCCTTTACATTTAATATCTCTTATAATTCAACAACTTACGTAATCTCACTTCTCCTATAAATAGTGAAGCCATTTCACTATTTAGGGGGACCTTTTTTGCATTCTAAAAGAGTAGACACTCGACAAAAATATTTGTACACTTTTCAAGAGCTATTGAGAAACTCACCTGACCAGACCTTGTGGTCTTGATAGTTCGTCacaataatacaataaaaataggAGTAGGCTATATCATAATTAGGGGCTGAACTTCTATAAACActgtgtgttatttattttcttattttattattatttactctACAAATATTATCACTTTAAAGATTCCATGTTGTAAGCTAAAAGTGAGGTCTACATCTAGGTTTTTTCATTGAGGGCCAGAAATTTCATCTTGCTCTCATCAACCTTCGATTTTCAATCCACACTTAAGTCAACAAACCATGGTTTTGACAAGAAGATCCTCGTCAACTTAACCATGTGATCCTATGGTGACAGATCTTAATGTCCACGCACCCGTTGATGCAGGGGTAGACAACCCCAACACTGGGCTGCTTCCTCAACAACTCGAAGTCCCCGCAAGTGCAAACACTAGAAGCACTCAGGTCACTACCCCCACCACTAGATTCACACTTGGTGTTCGAGAGACTGGGACGACCAGTACGCAATATGCCAGAGAAACTGGACCTGACACTGTTCAGCCATCCCAAGGAGAACCCCAAATAGACATGGGAGATAATTCTAAGCTGCATAACTTAAGAATGTCCAGACGCATACCAATACACTCCACCACAACCAAGAGAAAACACATATTGTTGTAAACCATACTTTCGAACAACAACATCGTGAGCTCTAGGAGTGGATGAACCGTCAAGCTCAATCCATGTGTGCACAACAAGAAGAGATAAATCTCTGCTTCAGGGAAGCTACTGACCTTATTAGGAAATTTACCCAACAGGCTGGCGGCAAAGACAGAAGATCCAGCCACCTAGACGAGGCACTAGAAGAGGAAAAGGTCTTTGAATCCCAAGCGAATGACGAGAATATGGGCTCAAGGAATGTCCAACAAATTATATACCTTCTAATTCCACGCTCCAAGATCAAATCACTGGCTACCTTATAGATGATTAAGTTTTACCTGGTCACTACCTCAGAAGAAACGACAAGACGAACTTCCAACCCAGActtgagagaaagagagagagcatATCTCCTTGACAACCTGGAGAATCTCGGCGACATGTAGGCCTGTATAATCATGATCGAAGAGTCCAAGTTCATGGTCAGAACCAGTATGCCAACTAACAACCTCAACAAGGTCATGAAAGGTTCTGGAGTGGACAATCATACCCTAGCAGAAATGATGACAAAGCCGACAGTAGGCCCTGTAATGATAATTAAAGGTGTGACTACCGTTAGGACAAACCGCCCAACGATGGTAATCATAGTAACACCTAGAATGTCGTAGATCCTCCCAGGTCAGTAAGGTCCACCAACCAAAATGCGAACACAAGGCCAAAAGCTAACTTAGTCATCCAAAAGATGGGACCTAGGCCGAGAAATAACCATCGGGATGATTTGAACCAAAGTAGAGGCCATCGGGATGGACATTTCGTCCCACCACATGATAATCATCCTATCAATGTGGACAACTATGTCCTGTAGAATAGAGACAACTTTGTACGCTTTGATATTCTAAGGGTCCAACAGGTGACCCAGGTCGGTCAACAGGCAGGCCAAGTTGATCTAGGGGTGCAAGCTCAATTAGACCAACTTTAGAGCCTAATACAGAGTCTAACCAGCCCAAAATTCACTAACCTGGAACTCAACCAGGCAAGAGGCACGCCTTTCTCAACACGGATCAACTCCCTTCACCTCCTGACCGTGTTCAAAATGTCAACTTGAAAGATGTACACTGGGAAGGAGGACCCTTTGGCTCacattaaatatttcattaattgaAATAATGGTACAGTGGAGGTATATATAGTACAAAGCTAGCTGATGAAAATAGTTAGAATTAACAACTAACTCCTAACTAACctataactaacttaacaataacaaaatttaaatttcatagTGTAagttatttgtaattttttgaaaactttcataaaattaattataataaatcctgtcacaaaaaataattgagattaaaatatttaaatattgtcaattaaaaaatacaatatagtATAAAGATGTACTAAAAATTAAGAGGATCAGTTGCCCCCTTCTCTTTTAAAAGTCTGGCTAGCTATGTTAAATGAGTGTTTTTCCATACTcagttataattaattaatcttaataattattgaaaatataagattaatttttttttaatcatcaataattaatcttatttaataaataaatataacattaatttagtataatgtttttttattaaaaaataacaaataaataaattaattaatttcgagtaaatttaaatatttaagtttttggAGAATACTTGGGTGGGTGGAGTAACGAATGTTGGTAGCTGCTTTTATTATAAGTGGCAATCCTACAAGGGAATATATACTATGATCAATTTCATATTCATGGTGTGAACCTACATACAATCCGTGTGATATTAATTGGTGTGATAGgcccttacaaaaaaaaaataaataaataaataaataaaattagtgtGATAGATaatatataagtataaaaaataaataaataaataaaattagtgtGATAGGCAATATATATAGCTATACTAGGTGAGGTTACACCTGCAATGTCTAACTCTCTATGATCaatttcatttatatttttgttagcttttatgaataattgaaataggaatttatgtatttttctttttatatcttaattattatgtaaattataaatacatattttatgaGTATATTAAATACATAAGTATAAGGAACAAATTTCTATAAGCATTATAGAGTACTATTTGAATAttactttttatattataatttattcttaattttaaaattttacagaatgacttaaataactataatgtacacgaccatgaaaaaatattaattgactaaaaaattctctTGAATGCCAAAATATTAAGGAAGTGCATCGGTGCACCAAAAAAGTTTCCTACGATATTACTAATATTAGTCAACCTATAATCATATTaataagaattaaaaaaaaaacttagaaaaaaattgtaattcacCGCTTTAAAAGGGTGTTCTTGTAGACTCTCTTATCTGTTTCGGCATCCAGGCGAGTTTTTCagtctattttttttcatagtcgtatatgttatagttatttattaGGAcacctataattttttttaaaaaaatttaaatgatttataacgctgaaaataaaattcaaatattttgtatatatatttatataatattttcagcatattaatttttgtatatataattataatataatatttctatTATATAGGATGtgagttaaaaaaattaaaattatttcacaaaaaaaattaagaatatttttattttaacaagattTACTATTTCATAGATAGttatatcataaaattaattaagaaatatttacaacaaaaataccTAAAGCATTAGATTTGTAGTACTTAAATACATACCCAAATTATTCTTTTAGCAGCAAAAGCATTTAAATTACAATGTTTGTAATATATTACTAAATTATTTGATTAGCATCAAAGATATTTAAATTCATACGTTTATAGATCTTAAGGAACTAAAttatttctagaattatttcattaataactataaaaaaattataaaaatacaaatcaaCGAGATTTCTTAAACTGTGATTGAATCAAAGAATTCTAAATGGTCCTGATTAACCAAATCATTCACACCAAATTTATTTAGTCTGATCTCAATCAATGATTTGGTCCGAATTGATTAAGGTTTGGAACCACGAATTATAAATTACGTAAACACTCCTACTGTTTAATAGAAAGTTTATATGtaacatttttaaatttaatattatgaAATGATATTATGTTAATATAAAAAACTcataatttttatgtaaaaaataatatatatatatatatatatagagattcTTAACTAAAATATAAAGCATAATTTTCTTtgtgataattatttataagaagatatcaaaataaataagtaaattaaaaatattatataacaatttacaaaagaaaagaacatggagaaggaaaaaaaaaaaaggtacaaaaaacactaaattatttaattatgtatACATAAGAGATgtgtaaggaaaaataattaaaataatgagcaagatatatttttcaatttaaaaaaatttataatttctaattctttataatacataaaaacacaaaaagagaaaggaaaaaaataaaaacaaagcaatAAAATTGTTCATATAATATATGTGgtgtaataataatattgtaacatattaagagaaaaaaaatatgatataatgGATAATaagacaaaaattgagaaaaaatatcatataataataaacttgtacaaaaacaattttttattttcattctagaCTTTTCAATGCTAATATATATCATTACAAATACtctaaaaatattgaaattgaactttgaattcaaAGGTAATATAGGATATATATGTCATTACAAATAATACAATGTCACTACAAGAAATCcagcttttaccggcgcattgttgcgccggcaaaagtacacTGACTGCGCCGGTAAAGCTTTGCCGGCGCAGTTGTGCGCCGGCAAAGCTTATCTGGGAAGCTTGGTCGGTAAAGGACTTTTTACCGGTGCGTACATTAACTGCGCCGGTAAAACGTCCTTTTACCGGCGAGGAATAACGCCGGCAATAAATAAGCGCCGGTGTTAAAAAATACCCTTATCCGCCTTGAACCTGCTATGATTaggttttgccggcgcaatagtgcgccggcaaaactattggcgccaacAGCCAGATTGGCGCCTATAGTTTTGTCGGCGCATAGGCGCCAATCTGGCTGTTGGCGCCAATTGTTTTTGTcactttttaccggcgcactattgcgccggcaaaagtattaaattttatttttaaaaaaatt from Cannabis sativa cultivar Pink pepper isolate KNU-18-1 chromosome 2, ASM2916894v1, whole genome shotgun sequence encodes:
- the LOC133034773 gene encoding protein DETOXIFICATION 35-like; translation: MDEPLLERTASEIVNGNINNHVSAEEGIINEDYSPARGFKELKTVFWLESLKLWRIAGPAVVTIMCQYGTNSATSIFVGHLGDIQLSAISISLGVVGTFSFGFMLGMGSALETLCGQAFGAGQVHMLGIYMQRSWIILFSFCILLTPIYIFAGPILKLLGQNDEIADLAGQFSIQIIPQLFSLAFNFPAQKFLQSQSKFDVLAWISFLALIAHIGLLWLFIYVLSLGTMGAAIAFNITRWGLCLAQIVYIMRWCNEGWTGFSWLAFKDLWAFLKLSFASALMLCLEIWYIMSIYLLTGSLDNAVIAVGSLSICLNLNGWEGILFVGVNAAISVRVSNELGRKRPRAAKYSVYVTLFQALLIGLFFMIVVLVARQYLALIYTNDAALRKSVSHLAYLLGFTMLLNSVQQVISGVAIGGGWQSTVAYVNLGSYYIFGLPLGYVLGHYAGFGVMGLWGGMIIGIALQTLILSIILYRTNWTKEVEQSTERVREWGGEDTNNKATQDQI